From the genome of Triticum aestivum cultivar Chinese Spring chromosome 3B, IWGSC CS RefSeq v2.1, whole genome shotgun sequence, one region includes:
- the LOC123068938 gene encoding protein TWIN LOV 1 isoform X6, with product MEGEERRLAASLTARYSEWVLEELDELRGSFLLTDPAMPGHPIVYASRGLASLTGYPRRELLGRNARLFQGAATDRAAVSGVREAVRTQRAHQVAILNYRRDGSPHWVLLHLAPVFHAADGRVLHFLAVQVPIAAAPRRHPGRPAAFAACREEARGEEELPCASHVGEVFVDIDKRGMETRRRLEAEEPRIASVCDKEMALSTANKIFSTLNRYSKLTGLVVCERRCDSVGIPALSSSLNLSLGRIKQSFVLTDRHLPDMPIVYASDAFLSLTGYSREEILGCNCRFLNGPGTSAEVLEEINQHICLEEACTVHLLNYRKDGSTFRDLLHVSPIRNSSGKVAFHVWVHLDESAKHDFSGLTPEVWQLGAVGAVRVAVRSLSASGSLLRPSQ from the exons ATGGAAGGGGAGGAGCGGCGGCTGGCGGCGTCGCTCACGGCGCGGTACTCGGAGTGGGTGCTGGAGGAGCTGGACGAGCTGCGGGGGAGCTTCCTGCTCACGGACCCGGCCATGCCGGGCCACCCCATCGTCTACGCCTCCCGGGGCCTCGCGTCGCTCACGGGCTACCCGCGCCGCGAGCTGCTCGGCCGCAACGCGCGCCTCTTCCAGGGCGCCGCCACCGACCGCGCCGCCGTCTCCGGCGTCCGCGAGGCCGTGCGCACCCAGCGCGCCCACCAGGTCGCCATCCTCAACTACCGCCGCGACGGCTCGCCCCACTGGGTGCTGCTCCACCTCGCGCCCGTCTTCCACGCCGCCGACGGCCGGGTGCTCCACTTCCTCGCCGTCCAGGTGCCcatcgccgccgcgccgcgccgtcaCCCGGGCCGGCCCGCGGCGTTCGCGGCGTGCCGGGAGGAGGCCAGGGGGGAAGAGGAGCTGCCTTGCGCCAGCCACGTAGGGGAGGTGTTTGTGGATATCGATAAGAGAG GTATGGAGACAAGAAGAA GGCTGGAGGCTGAGGAACCACGTATAGCTAGCGTCTGTGACAAAGAGATGGCTCTAAGCACAGCAAACAAAATCTTCTCTACGCTGAACCGCTATAGCAAACTAACTGGTTTGGTGGTTTGTGAGAGGAGATGTGATTCTGTTGGTATCCCAGCACTCAGCTCTTCGCTAAATCTCTCTCTCGGTAGAATCAAACAGAGCTTTGTATT AACTGACCGCCATTTGCCTGACATGCCGATAGTCTATGCTAGTGATGCCTTTCTATCATTAACAG GTTACTCAAGAGAAGAAATATTGGGCTGTAACTGCAGATTTTTAAACGGTCCAGGTACTAGTGCGGAGGTTTTAGAGGAG ATAAATCAACATATCTGTCTTGAGGAGGCTTGCACAGTGCATTTGCTTAATTACAG GAAAGATGGAAGTACATTCCGTGATCTGCTACATGTGTCTCCCATCCGAAATTCATCGGGCAAG GTCGCGTTTCATGTGTGGGTTCACCTTGACGAGAGCGCGAAGCATGATTTTAGTGGGTTGACCCCTGAGGTATGGCAGCTCGGTGCTGTTGGTGCTGTAAGAGTTGCAGTTAGAAGCCTGTCTGCGTCAGGTAGCCTGTTGAGACCATCCCAATAG
- the LOC123068938 gene encoding protein TWIN LOV 1 isoform X7, whose product MEGEERRLAASLTARYSEWVLEELDELRGSFLLTDPAMPGHPIVYASRGLASLTGYPRRELLGRNARLFQGAATDRAAVSGVREAVRTQRAHQVAILNYRRDGSPHWVLLHLAPVFHAADGRVLHFLAVQVPIAAAPRRHPGRPAAFAACREEARGEEELPCASHVGEVFVDIDKRGLEAEEPRIASVCDKEMALSTANKIFSTLNRYSKLTGLVVCERRCDSVGIPALSSSLNLSLGRIKQSFVLTDRHLPDMPIVYASDAFLSLTGYSREEILGCNCRFLNGPGTSAEVLEEINQHICLEEACTVHLLNYRKDGSTFRDLLHVSPIRNSSGKVAFHVWVHLDESAKHDFSGLTPEVWQLGAVGAVRVAVRSLSASGSLLRPSQ is encoded by the exons ATGGAAGGGGAGGAGCGGCGGCTGGCGGCGTCGCTCACGGCGCGGTACTCGGAGTGGGTGCTGGAGGAGCTGGACGAGCTGCGGGGGAGCTTCCTGCTCACGGACCCGGCCATGCCGGGCCACCCCATCGTCTACGCCTCCCGGGGCCTCGCGTCGCTCACGGGCTACCCGCGCCGCGAGCTGCTCGGCCGCAACGCGCGCCTCTTCCAGGGCGCCGCCACCGACCGCGCCGCCGTCTCCGGCGTCCGCGAGGCCGTGCGCACCCAGCGCGCCCACCAGGTCGCCATCCTCAACTACCGCCGCGACGGCTCGCCCCACTGGGTGCTGCTCCACCTCGCGCCCGTCTTCCACGCCGCCGACGGCCGGGTGCTCCACTTCCTCGCCGTCCAGGTGCCcatcgccgccgcgccgcgccgtcaCCCGGGCCGGCCCGCGGCGTTCGCGGCGTGCCGGGAGGAGGCCAGGGGGGAAGAGGAGCTGCCTTGCGCCAGCCACGTAGGGGAGGTGTTTGTGGATATCGATAAGAGAG GGCTGGAGGCTGAGGAACCACGTATAGCTAGCGTCTGTGACAAAGAGATGGCTCTAAGCACAGCAAACAAAATCTTCTCTACGCTGAACCGCTATAGCAAACTAACTGGTTTGGTGGTTTGTGAGAGGAGATGTGATTCTGTTGGTATCCCAGCACTCAGCTCTTCGCTAAATCTCTCTCTCGGTAGAATCAAACAGAGCTTTGTATT AACTGACCGCCATTTGCCTGACATGCCGATAGTCTATGCTAGTGATGCCTTTCTATCATTAACAG GTTACTCAAGAGAAGAAATATTGGGCTGTAACTGCAGATTTTTAAACGGTCCAGGTACTAGTGCGGAGGTTTTAGAGGAG ATAAATCAACATATCTGTCTTGAGGAGGCTTGCACAGTGCATTTGCTTAATTACAG GAAAGATGGAAGTACATTCCGTGATCTGCTACATGTGTCTCCCATCCGAAATTCATCGGGCAAG GTCGCGTTTCATGTGTGGGTTCACCTTGACGAGAGCGCGAAGCATGATTTTAGTGGGTTGACCCCTGAGGTATGGCAGCTCGGTGCTGTTGGTGCTGTAAGAGTTGCAGTTAGAAGCCTGTCTGCGTCAGGTAGCCTGTTGAGACCATCCCAATAG
- the LOC123068938 gene encoding protein TWIN LOV 1 isoform X2: protein MEGEERRLAASLTARYSEWVLEELDELRGSFLLTDPAMPGHPIVYASRGLASLTGYPRRELLGRNARLFQGAATDRAAVSGVREAVRTQRAHQVAILNYRRDGSPHWVLLHLAPVFHAADGRVLHFLAVQVPIAAAPRRHPGRPAAFAACREEARGEEELPCASHVGEVFVDIDKRGLEAEEPRIASVCDKEMALSTANKIFSTLNRYSKLTGLVVCERRCDSVGIPALSSSLNLSLGRIKQSFVLTDRHLPDMPIVYASDAFLSLTGKDFCCSNHLTYPGYSREEILGCNCRFLNGPGTSAEVLEEINQHICLEEACTVHLLNYRKDGSTFRDLLHVSPIRNSSGKVGLHPFQVAFHVWVHLDESAKHDFSGLTPEVWQLGAVGAVRVAVRSLSASGSLLRPSQ, encoded by the exons ATGGAAGGGGAGGAGCGGCGGCTGGCGGCGTCGCTCACGGCGCGGTACTCGGAGTGGGTGCTGGAGGAGCTGGACGAGCTGCGGGGGAGCTTCCTGCTCACGGACCCGGCCATGCCGGGCCACCCCATCGTCTACGCCTCCCGGGGCCTCGCGTCGCTCACGGGCTACCCGCGCCGCGAGCTGCTCGGCCGCAACGCGCGCCTCTTCCAGGGCGCCGCCACCGACCGCGCCGCCGTCTCCGGCGTCCGCGAGGCCGTGCGCACCCAGCGCGCCCACCAGGTCGCCATCCTCAACTACCGCCGCGACGGCTCGCCCCACTGGGTGCTGCTCCACCTCGCGCCCGTCTTCCACGCCGCCGACGGCCGGGTGCTCCACTTCCTCGCCGTCCAGGTGCCcatcgccgccgcgccgcgccgtcaCCCGGGCCGGCCCGCGGCGTTCGCGGCGTGCCGGGAGGAGGCCAGGGGGGAAGAGGAGCTGCCTTGCGCCAGCCACGTAGGGGAGGTGTTTGTGGATATCGATAAGAGAG GGCTGGAGGCTGAGGAACCACGTATAGCTAGCGTCTGTGACAAAGAGATGGCTCTAAGCACAGCAAACAAAATCTTCTCTACGCTGAACCGCTATAGCAAACTAACTGGTTTGGTGGTTTGTGAGAGGAGATGTGATTCTGTTGGTATCCCAGCACTCAGCTCTTCGCTAAATCTCTCTCTCGGTAGAATCAAACAGAGCTTTGTATT AACTGACCGCCATTTGCCTGACATGCCGATAGTCTATGCTAGTGATGCCTTTCTATCATTAACAG GCAAAGATTTCTGCTGTTCTAATCATCTTACTTATCCAGGTTACTCAAGAGAAGAAATATTGGGCTGTAACTGCAGATTTTTAAACGGTCCAGGTACTAGTGCGGAGGTTTTAGAGGAG ATAAATCAACATATCTGTCTTGAGGAGGCTTGCACAGTGCATTTGCTTAATTACAG GAAAGATGGAAGTACATTCCGTGATCTGCTACATGTGTCTCCCATCCGAAATTCATCGGGCAAGGTTGGCTTACATCCTTTTCAG GTCGCGTTTCATGTGTGGGTTCACCTTGACGAGAGCGCGAAGCATGATTTTAGTGGGTTGACCCCTGAGGTATGGCAGCTCGGTGCTGTTGGTGCTGTAAGAGTTGCAGTTAGAAGCCTGTCTGCGTCAGGTAGCCTGTTGAGACCATCCCAATAG
- the LOC123068938 gene encoding protein TWIN LOV 1 isoform X3, whose translation MEGEERRLAASLTARYSEWVLEELDELRGSFLLTDPAMPGHPIVYASRGLASLTGYPRRELLGRNARLFQGAATDRAAVSGVREAVRTQRAHQVAILNYRRDGSPHWVLLHLAPVFHAADGRVLHFLAVQVPIAAAPRRHPGRPAAFAACREEARGEEELPCASHVGEVFVDIDKRGMETRRRLEAEEPRIASVCDKEMALSTANKIFSTLNRYSKLTGLVVCERRCDSVGIPALSSSLNLSLGRIKQSFVLTDRHLPDMPIVYASDAFLSLTGKDFCCSNHLTYPGYSREEILGCNCRFLNGPGTSAEVLEEINQHICLEEACTVHLLNYRKDGSTFRDLLHVSPIRNSSGKVAFHVWVHLDESAKHDFSGLTPEVWQLGAVGAVRVAVRSLSASGSLLRPSQ comes from the exons ATGGAAGGGGAGGAGCGGCGGCTGGCGGCGTCGCTCACGGCGCGGTACTCGGAGTGGGTGCTGGAGGAGCTGGACGAGCTGCGGGGGAGCTTCCTGCTCACGGACCCGGCCATGCCGGGCCACCCCATCGTCTACGCCTCCCGGGGCCTCGCGTCGCTCACGGGCTACCCGCGCCGCGAGCTGCTCGGCCGCAACGCGCGCCTCTTCCAGGGCGCCGCCACCGACCGCGCCGCCGTCTCCGGCGTCCGCGAGGCCGTGCGCACCCAGCGCGCCCACCAGGTCGCCATCCTCAACTACCGCCGCGACGGCTCGCCCCACTGGGTGCTGCTCCACCTCGCGCCCGTCTTCCACGCCGCCGACGGCCGGGTGCTCCACTTCCTCGCCGTCCAGGTGCCcatcgccgccgcgccgcgccgtcaCCCGGGCCGGCCCGCGGCGTTCGCGGCGTGCCGGGAGGAGGCCAGGGGGGAAGAGGAGCTGCCTTGCGCCAGCCACGTAGGGGAGGTGTTTGTGGATATCGATAAGAGAG GTATGGAGACAAGAAGAA GGCTGGAGGCTGAGGAACCACGTATAGCTAGCGTCTGTGACAAAGAGATGGCTCTAAGCACAGCAAACAAAATCTTCTCTACGCTGAACCGCTATAGCAAACTAACTGGTTTGGTGGTTTGTGAGAGGAGATGTGATTCTGTTGGTATCCCAGCACTCAGCTCTTCGCTAAATCTCTCTCTCGGTAGAATCAAACAGAGCTTTGTATT AACTGACCGCCATTTGCCTGACATGCCGATAGTCTATGCTAGTGATGCCTTTCTATCATTAACAG GCAAAGATTTCTGCTGTTCTAATCATCTTACTTATCCAGGTTACTCAAGAGAAGAAATATTGGGCTGTAACTGCAGATTTTTAAACGGTCCAGGTACTAGTGCGGAGGTTTTAGAGGAG ATAAATCAACATATCTGTCTTGAGGAGGCTTGCACAGTGCATTTGCTTAATTACAG GAAAGATGGAAGTACATTCCGTGATCTGCTACATGTGTCTCCCATCCGAAATTCATCGGGCAAG GTCGCGTTTCATGTGTGGGTTCACCTTGACGAGAGCGCGAAGCATGATTTTAGTGGGTTGACCCCTGAGGTATGGCAGCTCGGTGCTGTTGGTGCTGTAAGAGTTGCAGTTAGAAGCCTGTCTGCGTCAGGTAGCCTGTTGAGACCATCCCAATAG
- the LOC123068938 gene encoding protein TWIN LOV 1 isoform X4, which yields MEGEERRLAASLTARYSEWVLEELDELRGSFLLTDPAMPGHPIVYASRGLASLTGYPRRELLGRNARLFQGAATDRAAVSGVREAVRTQRAHQVAILNYRRDGSPHWVLLHLAPVFHAADGRVLHFLAVQVPIAAAPRRHPGRPAAFAACREEARGEEELPCASHVGEVFVDIDKRGMETRRRLEAEEPRIASVCDKEMALSTANKIFSTLNRYSKLTGLVVCERRCDSVGIPALSSSLNLSLGRIKQSFVLTDRHLPDMPIVYASDAFLSLTGYSREEILGCNCRFLNGPGTSAEVLEEINQHICLEEACTVHLLNYRKDGSTFRDLLHVSPIRNSSGKVGLHPFQVAFHVWVHLDESAKHDFSGLTPEVWQLGAVGAVRVAVRSLSASGSLLRPSQ from the exons ATGGAAGGGGAGGAGCGGCGGCTGGCGGCGTCGCTCACGGCGCGGTACTCGGAGTGGGTGCTGGAGGAGCTGGACGAGCTGCGGGGGAGCTTCCTGCTCACGGACCCGGCCATGCCGGGCCACCCCATCGTCTACGCCTCCCGGGGCCTCGCGTCGCTCACGGGCTACCCGCGCCGCGAGCTGCTCGGCCGCAACGCGCGCCTCTTCCAGGGCGCCGCCACCGACCGCGCCGCCGTCTCCGGCGTCCGCGAGGCCGTGCGCACCCAGCGCGCCCACCAGGTCGCCATCCTCAACTACCGCCGCGACGGCTCGCCCCACTGGGTGCTGCTCCACCTCGCGCCCGTCTTCCACGCCGCCGACGGCCGGGTGCTCCACTTCCTCGCCGTCCAGGTGCCcatcgccgccgcgccgcgccgtcaCCCGGGCCGGCCCGCGGCGTTCGCGGCGTGCCGGGAGGAGGCCAGGGGGGAAGAGGAGCTGCCTTGCGCCAGCCACGTAGGGGAGGTGTTTGTGGATATCGATAAGAGAG GTATGGAGACAAGAAGAA GGCTGGAGGCTGAGGAACCACGTATAGCTAGCGTCTGTGACAAAGAGATGGCTCTAAGCACAGCAAACAAAATCTTCTCTACGCTGAACCGCTATAGCAAACTAACTGGTTTGGTGGTTTGTGAGAGGAGATGTGATTCTGTTGGTATCCCAGCACTCAGCTCTTCGCTAAATCTCTCTCTCGGTAGAATCAAACAGAGCTTTGTATT AACTGACCGCCATTTGCCTGACATGCCGATAGTCTATGCTAGTGATGCCTTTCTATCATTAACAG GTTACTCAAGAGAAGAAATATTGGGCTGTAACTGCAGATTTTTAAACGGTCCAGGTACTAGTGCGGAGGTTTTAGAGGAG ATAAATCAACATATCTGTCTTGAGGAGGCTTGCACAGTGCATTTGCTTAATTACAG GAAAGATGGAAGTACATTCCGTGATCTGCTACATGTGTCTCCCATCCGAAATTCATCGGGCAAGGTTGGCTTACATCCTTTTCAG GTCGCGTTTCATGTGTGGGTTCACCTTGACGAGAGCGCGAAGCATGATTTTAGTGGGTTGACCCCTGAGGTATGGCAGCTCGGTGCTGTTGGTGCTGTAAGAGTTGCAGTTAGAAGCCTGTCTGCGTCAGGTAGCCTGTTGAGACCATCCCAATAG
- the LOC123068938 gene encoding protein TWIN LOV 1 isoform X5 → MEGEERRLAASLTARYSEWVLEELDELRGSFLLTDPAMPGHPIVYASRGLASLTGYPRRELLGRNARLFQGAATDRAAVSGVREAVRTQRAHQVAILNYRRDGSPHWVLLHLAPVFHAADGRVLHFLAVQVPIAAAPRRHPGRPAAFAACREEARGEEELPCASHVGEVFVDIDKRGLEAEEPRIASVCDKEMALSTANKIFSTLNRYSKLTGLVVCERRCDSVGIPALSSSLNLSLGRIKQSFVLTDRHLPDMPIVYASDAFLSLTGYSREEILGCNCRFLNGPGTSAEVLEEINQHICLEEACTVHLLNYRKDGSTFRDLLHVSPIRNSSGKVGLHPFQVAFHVWVHLDESAKHDFSGLTPEVWQLGAVGAVRVAVRSLSASGSLLRPSQ, encoded by the exons ATGGAAGGGGAGGAGCGGCGGCTGGCGGCGTCGCTCACGGCGCGGTACTCGGAGTGGGTGCTGGAGGAGCTGGACGAGCTGCGGGGGAGCTTCCTGCTCACGGACCCGGCCATGCCGGGCCACCCCATCGTCTACGCCTCCCGGGGCCTCGCGTCGCTCACGGGCTACCCGCGCCGCGAGCTGCTCGGCCGCAACGCGCGCCTCTTCCAGGGCGCCGCCACCGACCGCGCCGCCGTCTCCGGCGTCCGCGAGGCCGTGCGCACCCAGCGCGCCCACCAGGTCGCCATCCTCAACTACCGCCGCGACGGCTCGCCCCACTGGGTGCTGCTCCACCTCGCGCCCGTCTTCCACGCCGCCGACGGCCGGGTGCTCCACTTCCTCGCCGTCCAGGTGCCcatcgccgccgcgccgcgccgtcaCCCGGGCCGGCCCGCGGCGTTCGCGGCGTGCCGGGAGGAGGCCAGGGGGGAAGAGGAGCTGCCTTGCGCCAGCCACGTAGGGGAGGTGTTTGTGGATATCGATAAGAGAG GGCTGGAGGCTGAGGAACCACGTATAGCTAGCGTCTGTGACAAAGAGATGGCTCTAAGCACAGCAAACAAAATCTTCTCTACGCTGAACCGCTATAGCAAACTAACTGGTTTGGTGGTTTGTGAGAGGAGATGTGATTCTGTTGGTATCCCAGCACTCAGCTCTTCGCTAAATCTCTCTCTCGGTAGAATCAAACAGAGCTTTGTATT AACTGACCGCCATTTGCCTGACATGCCGATAGTCTATGCTAGTGATGCCTTTCTATCATTAACAG GTTACTCAAGAGAAGAAATATTGGGCTGTAACTGCAGATTTTTAAACGGTCCAGGTACTAGTGCGGAGGTTTTAGAGGAG ATAAATCAACATATCTGTCTTGAGGAGGCTTGCACAGTGCATTTGCTTAATTACAG GAAAGATGGAAGTACATTCCGTGATCTGCTACATGTGTCTCCCATCCGAAATTCATCGGGCAAGGTTGGCTTACATCCTTTTCAG GTCGCGTTTCATGTGTGGGTTCACCTTGACGAGAGCGCGAAGCATGATTTTAGTGGGTTGACCCCTGAGGTATGGCAGCTCGGTGCTGTTGGTGCTGTAAGAGTTGCAGTTAGAAGCCTGTCTGCGTCAGGTAGCCTGTTGAGACCATCCCAATAG
- the LOC123068938 gene encoding protein TWIN LOV 1 isoform X1, which translates to MEGEERRLAASLTARYSEWVLEELDELRGSFLLTDPAMPGHPIVYASRGLASLTGYPRRELLGRNARLFQGAATDRAAVSGVREAVRTQRAHQVAILNYRRDGSPHWVLLHLAPVFHAADGRVLHFLAVQVPIAAAPRRHPGRPAAFAACREEARGEEELPCASHVGEVFVDIDKRGMETRRRLEAEEPRIASVCDKEMALSTANKIFSTLNRYSKLTGLVVCERRCDSVGIPALSSSLNLSLGRIKQSFVLTDRHLPDMPIVYASDAFLSLTGKDFCCSNHLTYPGYSREEILGCNCRFLNGPGTSAEVLEEINQHICLEEACTVHLLNYRKDGSTFRDLLHVSPIRNSSGKVGLHPFQVAFHVWVHLDESAKHDFSGLTPEVWQLGAVGAVRVAVRSLSASGSLLRPSQ; encoded by the exons ATGGAAGGGGAGGAGCGGCGGCTGGCGGCGTCGCTCACGGCGCGGTACTCGGAGTGGGTGCTGGAGGAGCTGGACGAGCTGCGGGGGAGCTTCCTGCTCACGGACCCGGCCATGCCGGGCCACCCCATCGTCTACGCCTCCCGGGGCCTCGCGTCGCTCACGGGCTACCCGCGCCGCGAGCTGCTCGGCCGCAACGCGCGCCTCTTCCAGGGCGCCGCCACCGACCGCGCCGCCGTCTCCGGCGTCCGCGAGGCCGTGCGCACCCAGCGCGCCCACCAGGTCGCCATCCTCAACTACCGCCGCGACGGCTCGCCCCACTGGGTGCTGCTCCACCTCGCGCCCGTCTTCCACGCCGCCGACGGCCGGGTGCTCCACTTCCTCGCCGTCCAGGTGCCcatcgccgccgcgccgcgccgtcaCCCGGGCCGGCCCGCGGCGTTCGCGGCGTGCCGGGAGGAGGCCAGGGGGGAAGAGGAGCTGCCTTGCGCCAGCCACGTAGGGGAGGTGTTTGTGGATATCGATAAGAGAG GTATGGAGACAAGAAGAA GGCTGGAGGCTGAGGAACCACGTATAGCTAGCGTCTGTGACAAAGAGATGGCTCTAAGCACAGCAAACAAAATCTTCTCTACGCTGAACCGCTATAGCAAACTAACTGGTTTGGTGGTTTGTGAGAGGAGATGTGATTCTGTTGGTATCCCAGCACTCAGCTCTTCGCTAAATCTCTCTCTCGGTAGAATCAAACAGAGCTTTGTATT AACTGACCGCCATTTGCCTGACATGCCGATAGTCTATGCTAGTGATGCCTTTCTATCATTAACAG GCAAAGATTTCTGCTGTTCTAATCATCTTACTTATCCAGGTTACTCAAGAGAAGAAATATTGGGCTGTAACTGCAGATTTTTAAACGGTCCAGGTACTAGTGCGGAGGTTTTAGAGGAG ATAAATCAACATATCTGTCTTGAGGAGGCTTGCACAGTGCATTTGCTTAATTACAG GAAAGATGGAAGTACATTCCGTGATCTGCTACATGTGTCTCCCATCCGAAATTCATCGGGCAAGGTTGGCTTACATCCTTTTCAG GTCGCGTTTCATGTGTGGGTTCACCTTGACGAGAGCGCGAAGCATGATTTTAGTGGGTTGACCCCTGAGGTATGGCAGCTCGGTGCTGTTGGTGCTGTAAGAGTTGCAGTTAGAAGCCTGTCTGCGTCAGGTAGCCTGTTGAGACCATCCCAATAG